The following are from one region of the Nocardia terpenica genome:
- a CDS encoding SRPBCC family protein, with translation MRTVDLERTIQAPVADVFDWLTDATNYQRAPFIRRVTLVRPGDIAEHGIGAVRLLVTPLLRVTEEIVAYDPPRMMRYKILSSFPALRNQDGCMLFEPIGEQATRVRWHSEFEVAAPMFADAWTLLVWPLVVLGIHGVLLTAARELNRG, from the coding sequence ATGCGCACGGTGGACCTGGAGCGCACGATCCAGGCGCCCGTCGCCGATGTCTTCGACTGGCTCACCGATGCGACGAACTATCAGCGGGCGCCGTTCATTCGCCGCGTCACCCTCGTCCGACCGGGCGATATCGCCGAGCACGGGATCGGCGCGGTGCGATTACTGGTGACGCCGCTGCTGCGGGTCACCGAGGAGATCGTGGCCTACGACCCGCCGCGGATGATGCGCTACAAGATCCTCAGTTCGTTTCCGGCACTGCGCAATCAGGACGGCTGCATGCTCTTCGAGCCGATCGGCGAGCAGGCCACCCGGGTGCGCTGGCATTCCGAATTCGAGGTCGCGGCACCGATGTTCGCCGACGCCTGGACCCTGCTGGTGTGGCCGCTGGTGGTGCTGGGCATCCACGGGGTGCTGCTCACCGCGGCCCGCGAGCTGAACCGCGGTTGA
- a CDS encoding glycosyltransferase family 39 protein: MVSSVVGGARVFDGGTARWRVVADQQRWARPGVGMLLVATAVLYLWGLRSAGWGNPYYAAAVQSGTKSWKALLFASLDPGNAITVDKPPAAMWVMGLSGRVFGFSSWSMLMPQAMMGVAAVALLYGAVRRCSGPAAGLIAGTVLALTPVAALMFRYNNPDALMTLLVVAAAYGVVRAIQTTGGRVLSASNGWLALAGAAIGFAFLAKMMQAFLVLPGPALVVLIAAPGGIRSRITGLVTAGVAIVVSAGWYVALVQLWPAGSRPYIGGSTTNSLWELAVDYNGLGRVFGSHSGHGGGAPSHPPAAHAATAAHAAGPHFGGMAGGQPGVLRLFQDSLATEFAWLLPVAVLGLVAGLWITRRRPRTDPDRAALILWGGWLVSTFAVLAAMSRSFHTYYTIELAPPIAALCGIGIVLLWRRREHRRSRLTLAAMSAVTGIWVFTLLDHTPNWLPWLRWTLLVGGFVAAALLVLGAHRARRVGAVIAAVALISGIAGPAAYAVETVALPHSGGSPASGPARATGGRSGWGGATAATPRLDSLLRGADNRWAAAIVGSRLVSSIELNTGASLLAIGGFSGRDDSPTLAQFQRYVAAGDVHYFLLSDRSNQRSGRAQPDDSQHGHGGGRSGAGTPGRGMVSMPASSDGTASGTTGTAVGEGNSTPDSSGGSASSVSRYANHGGTGSNTAGLQITSWVQAHYTGTEIDGITVYDLTVPQRP, translated from the coding sequence ATGGTTTCGAGCGTCGTGGGCGGCGCCCGGGTGTTCGATGGTGGTACTGCTCGGTGGCGGGTGGTGGCGGATCAGCAGCGGTGGGCTCGGCCGGGGGTGGGGATGTTGCTGGTCGCTACGGCCGTGTTGTATTTGTGGGGGCTGCGGTCGGCGGGGTGGGGGAATCCGTATTACGCGGCGGCCGTGCAGTCGGGGACCAAGAGCTGGAAGGCGCTGCTGTTCGCCTCGCTGGATCCGGGGAATGCGATCACCGTCGACAAGCCGCCCGCCGCCATGTGGGTGATGGGGCTGTCGGGGCGGGTGTTCGGATTCAGCTCGTGGTCGATGCTGATGCCGCAGGCGATGATGGGCGTCGCCGCGGTCGCGCTGCTGTACGGGGCGGTGCGTCGGTGCAGCGGACCCGCCGCGGGCCTGATCGCGGGTACCGTGCTGGCCCTGACTCCGGTGGCGGCCTTGATGTTTCGCTACAACAACCCCGACGCGCTGATGACGCTGCTGGTGGTGGCCGCCGCCTACGGTGTCGTGCGGGCCATCCAAACCACCGGCGGCCGTGTGCTTTCCGCGAGCAATGGCTGGCTGGCGCTGGCCGGTGCCGCGATCGGATTCGCCTTCCTCGCCAAGATGATGCAGGCGTTTCTGGTGCTACCCGGCCCGGCGCTGGTGGTGCTCATCGCCGCTCCGGGTGGAATCCGTTCCCGGATAACTGGATTGGTGACGGCCGGAGTAGCGATTGTGGTCTCGGCCGGGTGGTACGTCGCGCTGGTGCAGCTGTGGCCCGCGGGCTCGCGCCCCTATATCGGCGGCTCCACCACCAACAGCCTCTGGGAACTGGCCGTCGACTACAACGGCCTCGGTCGCGTATTCGGCAGTCACTCCGGGCACGGCGGCGGTGCGCCGAGCCACCCACCGGCCGCGCACGCCGCGACCGCCGCCCACGCGGCCGGTCCGCACTTCGGCGGCATGGCGGGCGGCCAGCCCGGGGTGCTGCGGTTGTTCCAGGACTCGCTGGCCACCGAATTCGCCTGGCTGCTGCCGGTCGCGGTGCTGGGTCTCGTTGCCGGGCTGTGGATTACGCGCCGCCGCCCGCGCACCGACCCGGATCGGGCGGCGCTGATCCTGTGGGGCGGCTGGCTGGTGAGCACCTTCGCGGTGCTGGCCGCCATGAGCCGCTCGTTCCACACCTACTACACGATCGAACTGGCCCCGCCCATCGCGGCGCTGTGTGGCATCGGCATCGTGCTGCTGTGGCGGCGGCGCGAGCACCGGCGGTCCCGGCTCACCCTGGCCGCGATGTCGGCGGTCACCGGGATCTGGGTGTTCACCCTGCTCGATCACACGCCGAACTGGCTGCCGTGGCTGCGCTGGACCCTGCTGGTCGGCGGATTCGTCGCGGCGGCGCTGCTGGTGCTCGGCGCGCATCGCGCCCGCCGCGTCGGGGCCGTAATCGCCGCCGTGGCACTGATTTCCGGCATTGCCGGACCGGCCGCGTACGCGGTGGAGACGGTCGCGCTGCCGCATAGCGGCGGCAGCCCCGCCAGCGGCCCGGCGCGCGCGACCGGCGGCCGATCCGGCTGGGGCGGCGCCACCGCCGCGACCCCGCGGCTCGACTCGCTACTGCGCGGCGCCGACAATCGCTGGGCCGCAGCGATTGTCGGTTCCCGGCTGGTCAGCTCGATCGAATTGAACACGGGCGCATCGCTACTGGCCATCGGCGGCTTCAGCGGCCGCGACGACTCACCGACCCTCGCGCAGTTCCAGCGGTACGTGGCCGCCGGGGATGTGCACTACTTCCTGCTCAGCGACCGCTCCAACCAGCGATCCGGTCGAGCACAGCCCGACGATTCACAGCACGGGCACGGCGGCGGCCGTTCCGGCGCGGGTACACCGGGCCGCGGCATGGTGAGCATGCCTGCCTCGAGCGATGGGACTGCGAGTGGAACGACCGGAACTGCTGTGGGCGAAGGTAATTCGACACCCGACTCTTCGGGTGGAAGTGCGTCGAGTGTCTCGCGGTACGCGAATCACGGTGGCACGGGGTCGAATACGGCCGGATTGCAGATCACGTCGTGGGTACAGGCCCATTACACCGGGACCGAAATCGACGGAATCACCGTCTACGACCTGACAGTCCCGCAGCGCCCTTGA
- a CDS encoding antibiotic biosynthesis monooxygenase family protein, translating into MTVFRSRLREDAGANGYYELTEKLDARARAMPGFVDAKTFTAADGERVTVVTFDNAEHQRAWGQDPEHREAQRRGREEFYSEYSISVCEERHRGGFPRG; encoded by the coding sequence GTGACTGTTTTTCGATCGCGGTTGCGCGAGGATGCCGGGGCCAATGGGTATTACGAGCTGACGGAAAAGCTCGATGCTCGGGCGCGGGCCATGCCGGGGTTCGTGGACGCCAAGACTTTCACCGCGGCCGACGGGGAACGGGTCACCGTGGTCACCTTCGACAATGCCGAGCACCAGCGCGCCTGGGGGCAGGACCCGGAACATCGGGAGGCGCAGCGGCGTGGGCGCGAGGAGTTCTACAGCGAGTATTCGATCTCGGTCTGTGAGGAGCGGCACCGCGGGGGATTTCCGAGGGGCTGA
- a CDS encoding GAF domain-containing protein, giving the protein MVSNLAGGGVVEPGAEPDTRLGALETYAAQAHDHLGAGTDQLPGLLRPMVLQSWLRSMRGGVDPLDAVDGRGLRGTDLQRYRESHPIAAVMPLVDRLLLQDATGSGLIVVVADQFGRVLSVHGNPDRVAAVTAAGVREGDDLSERRVGTNAIGLVVRTGRAAWIHGPEHFLRRMHRLTGAAAPVHDPDGRLVGVLMIAGGARVAQPEVLALVKAAATAAEMDLALTAARFARRGAEGPGAAARSSPARSPDRLGLEVLGLGQPQLTVAGERIPLSQRHAEILLLLAEHPEGLSADHLALLLDDTDLDNATVRAAMSRLRGVIGAAVVGSRPYRLLVPLATDIEALRAALDSGDVETAVRLYAGPVLPRSIAPGVMDIRDELRVRLRSAVLRSEDAVVLGRWTACAEGRDDAAAWAVYRSTVDRDSALYTQIEAKIRVLDRRMGVNATQMQRFGS; this is encoded by the coding sequence ATGGTCAGCAATCTCGCAGGTGGCGGCGTGGTGGAACCCGGAGCGGAGCCCGACACGCGCCTGGGTGCGCTGGAAACCTATGCCGCCCAGGCCCACGACCATCTCGGCGCGGGCACCGATCAACTCCCGGGTCTGCTGCGGCCCATGGTGCTGCAATCGTGGCTGCGCAGCATGCGCGGCGGGGTCGATCCGCTCGATGCCGTCGACGGGCGCGGCCTGCGCGGCACGGATCTGCAACGCTATCGCGAGAGCCATCCGATCGCGGCGGTGATGCCGCTGGTGGATCGGCTGCTGCTGCAGGACGCCACCGGTTCCGGGCTGATCGTGGTGGTCGCCGACCAGTTCGGCCGGGTGTTGTCGGTGCACGGCAATCCCGATCGGGTGGCGGCGGTGACCGCGGCCGGTGTGCGCGAGGGCGACGATCTGAGCGAGCGGCGCGTGGGGACCAATGCGATCGGGCTGGTGGTGCGCACCGGGCGCGCGGCCTGGATCCACGGGCCCGAGCATTTCCTGCGCCGCATGCATCGGCTCACGGGAGCCGCTGCGCCCGTGCACGATCCGGACGGACGCCTGGTCGGGGTGTTGATGATCGCCGGTGGGGCGCGGGTGGCGCAGCCGGAGGTGCTGGCCCTGGTCAAGGCCGCGGCGACCGCCGCCGAGATGGATCTCGCGCTGACCGCGGCGCGATTCGCGCGGCGCGGCGCGGAAGGCCCCGGCGCGGCGGCACGGTCGAGCCCGGCGCGGTCGCCGGACCGGCTCGGGCTCGAGGTGCTGGGCCTGGGCCAGCCGCAGCTGACCGTGGCCGGGGAGCGTATTCCGTTGTCGCAGCGGCACGCCGAGATCCTGCTGCTGCTGGCCGAACATCCCGAGGGGCTGTCCGCGGACCATCTGGCGCTGCTGCTCGACGACACCGACCTGGACAATGCCACCGTGCGGGCCGCGATGTCGCGGCTGCGCGGGGTGATCGGGGCGGCGGTGGTCGGCTCGCGGCCGTATCGGCTGCTGGTGCCGCTCGCCACCGATATCGAGGCGCTGCGGGCGGCACTGGACTCCGGCGATGTGGAGACCGCGGTGCGGCTGTACGCCGGGCCGGTGCTGCCGCGCTCGATCGCGCCGGGAGTCATGGACATTCGCGACGAGTTGCGGGTGCGGCTGCGCAGCGCGGTGCTGCGGTCCGAGGACGCGGTGGTGCTCGGCCGCTGGACCGCGTGCGCCGAGGGCCGCGACGACGCCGCGGCGTGGGCGGTCTACCGGTCCACCGTGGATCGCGACTCCGCGCTGTATACCCAGATAGAGGCCAAGATTCGGGTGCTCGACCGGCGCATGGGCGTGAATGCAACGCAGATGCAACGTTTCGGCTCCTAG
- a CDS encoding prolyl oligopeptidase family serine peptidase, producing MEQTDSPRVQQWVSAENAKTTGVLQQDPRYAGNLAAAREVGNSPDRLATPMIIGGEIYNFWQDAGHVRGILRKTSEPDYESPQPHWTTVLDLDALAAHEGRNWVWKGVDCSPVTATHCLVELSEGGEDAVTVREFDLATPGFVATGFILPRGKQDVAWLDDDTLLVSREWQPGDLTTSGYAFIVKQWRRGQPLDAAVELGRGEHTDVSAAPQVLADGAGHRLALLDRSPSFFENQYRLVTANGTPQLALPPKAVVQDLIANRILVSLNQEWAVGGTTFPTGTLVSLDADAVARDPQQLHPTAVYTPGPTDAYQGVFTTRDQAVVLSLHDVRGRATAYAPRPDGSWAATPLPLPDNAALAAAASDAHGSLAYLTVTSFLQPTALWRLDTASDAVHSVKTVPPQFDSANLTVDQQKVASADGTQVPYFVVHRADMPLDGSNPTILNAYGGFGTAMTPRYDGVLGRLWLARGGAFVLANIRGGGEFGPAWHEAALTTHRQRAFDDFAAVGRDLVARKITTPEHLGITGASNGGLLMGVEFTQHPDMWNAVDIGVPLLDMLRYQQIAAGASWVGEYGSVDDPAQRAFLASISPYQQLKPGVRYPEPFVWTTTKDDRVGPQHARKFAAKLASLQVPYLFYEGAEGGHGAGANIDESAVTTALRYTYFMRQLMPK from the coding sequence CTGGAGCAGACCGACAGCCCCCGCGTGCAGCAGTGGGTCTCCGCCGAGAATGCCAAGACAACCGGTGTGCTGCAACAGGATCCGCGCTACGCCGGAAACCTGGCCGCGGCCCGGGAGGTGGGCAACTCGCCCGACCGGCTGGCCACGCCGATGATCATCGGCGGCGAGATCTACAACTTCTGGCAGGACGCCGGGCACGTCCGCGGCATCCTGCGCAAGACGTCGGAGCCCGATTACGAGTCGCCGCAACCACATTGGACCACGGTGCTGGATCTGGACGCGCTCGCCGCCCACGAGGGCAGGAACTGGGTGTGGAAGGGCGTCGACTGCTCGCCGGTCACCGCCACCCACTGCCTGGTCGAGCTGTCCGAGGGCGGCGAGGACGCGGTCACGGTCCGCGAATTCGACCTGGCCACACCGGGTTTCGTCGCGACCGGCTTCATCCTGCCGCGCGGTAAACAGGACGTCGCCTGGCTCGACGACGACACGCTGCTGGTCAGCCGGGAATGGCAGCCCGGCGACCTGACCACCTCCGGCTACGCCTTCATCGTCAAACAGTGGCGGCGCGGCCAACCCCTCGACGCCGCCGTGGAACTCGGCCGCGGCGAGCACACCGATGTGAGCGCGGCGCCGCAGGTGCTCGCCGACGGCGCGGGCCATCGGCTGGCCCTGCTCGACCGCAGCCCATCGTTCTTCGAGAATCAGTACCGGCTGGTCACCGCGAACGGAACCCCGCAGCTCGCCCTGCCGCCCAAGGCCGTCGTCCAGGATCTGATCGCGAATCGCATTCTGGTCTCGCTGAATCAGGAGTGGGCCGTCGGCGGCACCACCTTCCCCACCGGGACACTGGTGTCGCTCGATGCCGACGCGGTGGCCCGCGACCCGCAGCAGCTGCATCCGACCGCCGTCTACACGCCGGGTCCGACGGACGCCTATCAGGGCGTGTTCACCACCCGCGACCAGGCGGTGGTGCTCTCGCTGCACGATGTGCGCGGCCGCGCCACGGCCTACGCCCCGCGTCCGGACGGTTCGTGGGCGGCGACGCCACTGCCGTTGCCGGACAATGCCGCTCTCGCCGCCGCGGCCAGCGACGCGCACGGCAGCCTGGCCTACCTCACCGTCACCTCGTTCCTGCAACCCACCGCGCTCTGGCGGCTGGACACCGCGTCCGACGCCGTGCATTCGGTGAAAACGGTTCCGCCGCAATTCGATTCGGCGAATCTGACGGTCGATCAGCAGAAGGTGGCCTCCGCCGACGGCACCCAGGTGCCGTACTTCGTCGTGCACCGGGCCGATATGCCGCTCGACGGCAGCAATCCGACCATCCTCAATGCCTACGGCGGCTTCGGGACGGCCATGACGCCGCGCTACGACGGCGTGCTGGGGCGGCTATGGCTGGCGCGCGGCGGGGCCTTCGTGCTGGCCAATATTCGGGGCGGCGGCGAATTCGGCCCGGCGTGGCACGAGGCCGCGCTGACCACGCACCGGCAGCGCGCCTTCGACGACTTCGCCGCCGTGGGAAGAGATCTCGTCGCCCGCAAGATCACCACGCCGGAACATCTCGGTATCACCGGCGCGTCGAACGGCGGCCTGCTCATGGGGGTCGAGTTCACACAGCATCCGGACATGTGGAACGCGGTCGACATCGGCGTGCCGCTGCTGGACATGCTGCGCTACCAGCAGATCGCCGCGGGGGCGTCCTGGGTCGGCGAATACGGCAGCGTCGACGATCCCGCCCAGCGCGCGTTCCTGGCCTCGATCTCGCCCTATCAGCAACTGAAACCGGGGGTGCGGTATCCGGAGCCGTTCGTCTGGACCACCACCAAGGACGACCGGGTGGGGCCGCAGCATGCGCGCAAGTTCGCCGCCAAGCTGGCCTCGCTGCAGGTCCCGTATCTGTTCTACGAGGGCGCGGAGGGCGGTCACGGCGCGGGGGCCAATATCGACGAGTCGGCCGTCACCACGGCGCTGCGCTACACGTACTTCATGCGACAGCTCATGCCGAAGTGA
- the mftF gene encoding mycofactocin biosynthesis glycosyltransferase MftF (Members of this protein family, MftF, are glycosyltransferases, members of PF00535 (glycosyl transferase family 2). The encoding gene is found as part of the mycofactocin cassette, in Mycobacterium tuberculosis, many other Actinobacteria, and occasional members of other lineages. Mycofactocin itself, a putative redox carrier, is a heavily modified derivative of the C-terminal Val-Tyr dipeptide of the mycofactocin precursor MftA (TIGR03969).): MRHDRLPDGFGVRIDPRVRTYSGGRFLVGGSPTRLLRLAPEAAALIGDGYLEVTDPTSAVVARRLLDSGVGNPRPRLLPSPEDVTVVVPHYNDAAGLERLLGTLRGHSVVVVDDGSDRPVPIPRTRGRCRVTVLRHDRRHGAAAARNAGLRAATTEFVAFLDSDVVPRAGWLEVMLGHFSDPEVALVAPRIVAREQDTTVLGRYEQARSSLDRGRREAAVTSRGAVSYVPGAALLVRRRALLAEGGFDEGMRSAADIDLCWRLEQAGWRLRYEPAAHVACDHPVSVGKWFGRKVSHGASAAPLAGRHAGMATPLSVPFWTVVATALLASGSRRGVLIGVLTLAAALARLRRVFAELDNPTRVAAIQLARGFSAGVWRIVSALCRHYWPVTVLAMVASRRIRRIAFTLAVADGLADWFTHRETGGLDPLRYLFCKRLDDLAYGTGLWWGAVRARNVAALRPVVPRH; encoded by the coding sequence ATGCGCCATGATCGACTGCCCGACGGGTTCGGGGTCCGGATCGATCCCCGGGTGCGCACCTACTCCGGCGGGCGATTCCTGGTCGGCGGTTCTCCGACGAGGTTGCTGCGGCTCGCGCCGGAGGCGGCCGCCCTGATCGGTGACGGGTACCTGGAGGTGACCGATCCGACATCGGCGGTGGTTGCCAGACGGCTGCTCGATTCCGGGGTGGGCAACCCGCGCCCCCGGCTGCTGCCCTCGCCCGAGGACGTCACCGTGGTGGTGCCGCATTACAACGACGCGGCCGGGCTGGAGCGGCTGCTCGGCACCCTGCGCGGGCACAGCGTCGTGGTGGTCGACGACGGCTCGGACCGGCCGGTGCCGATTCCGCGCACCCGCGGCCGCTGCCGGGTGACGGTGCTGCGGCACGACCGGCGCCACGGGGCCGCGGCCGCCCGCAATGCCGGTTTACGGGCCGCGACAACCGAATTCGTGGCCTTCCTGGACTCCGACGTGGTGCCGCGCGCCGGGTGGCTCGAGGTGATGCTCGGGCACTTCAGCGATCCGGAGGTCGCGCTGGTCGCGCCGCGGATCGTGGCGCGCGAGCAGGACACCACCGTGCTCGGCCGCTACGAGCAGGCCCGCTCGTCGCTGGATCGCGGGCGGCGCGAGGCCGCGGTGACCTCCCGCGGCGCGGTGTCCTATGTGCCGGGCGCGGCGTTACTGGTGCGGCGGCGGGCGCTGCTGGCCGAGGGCGGTTTCGACGAGGGGATGCGCTCGGCCGCCGACATCGATCTGTGCTGGCGGCTGGAGCAGGCGGGCTGGCGGCTGCGCTACGAGCCCGCCGCGCACGTGGCGTGCGATCATCCGGTCTCGGTGGGGAAGTGGTTCGGGCGCAAGGTCTCCCACGGGGCGAGCGCGGCCCCGCTGGCGGGTCGGCACGCCGGGATGGCGACGCCGCTGTCGGTGCCGTTCTGGACGGTGGTGGCCACGGCCCTGCTGGCGAGCGGCTCGCGCCGGGGCGTGCTGATCGGGGTGCTCACGCTCGCCGCGGCATTGGCCCGGCTGCGGCGGGTATTCGCCGAACTCGACAATCCGACCCGGGTCGCGGCAATTCAACTGGCCCGGGGCTTTTCCGCGGGGGTGTGGCGGATCGTATCCGCGCTGTGCCGCCATTATTGGCCGGTGACGGTGCTGGCGATGGTGGCCTCGCGGCGCATTCGCCGGATCGCGTTCACCCTGGCGGTGGCCGACGGGCTCGCCGATTGGTTCACCCATCGCGAGACGGGCGGGCTGGACCCGCTGCGCTATTTATTCTGCAAACGGCTCGACGATCTCGCCTACGGAACCGGATTGTGGTGGGGCGCCGTGCGGGCCCGCAATGTCGCCGCGCTGCGGCCCGTGGTGCCCCGGCACTGA
- a CDS encoding serine hydrolase — MALSAPVRKYWPEFATTGKAEVTVVELLSPRAGLSSLDPDSGIGVTELTEGVGVRDDTGSLRAGGRGSPVLCAALV; from the coding sequence ATCGCGCTCTCGGCCCCGGTCCGGAAGTACTGGCCCGAATTCGCGACCACCGGAAAGGCCGAGGTCACCGTGGTCGAGCTGCTGTCGCCCCGGGCCGGTCTGTCCAGCCTCGACCCGGACTCCGGCATCGGCGTCACGGAACTGACCGAGGGGGTCGGCGTGCGTGACGACACTGGATCGCTCCGCGCTGGCGGCCGTGGATCACCGGTACTGTGCGCGGCACTCGTCTAG
- a CDS encoding TetR/AcrR family transcriptional regulator: protein MSRGSRAAHSADQPTAPQERVIRRRPKNRRAQIAAASAAAFGSLGYHGVSMEDIASRLGISSAALYRHYPSKYALFREELLRLGAVIVTAVALPERAADWAPERRIGHVLDALIAETIANRSTVTLIRWEGRYLDETDRKTLGDEFRTAVTALRDLIGELRPELSRRDRMIRSVAVFSVITSIGDHHAALPAKSLTAVLNSAAWALIRADLPPVESGPRPPRAVEIPQSFKHELLLKRAVELFHRRGYPNVSVEDIATAADLSAASAVYRYYRSKSDLLAAAFRRAADRVSGAIGPATASSATPAEALSKLIDLYVAGSFADRELTFVYYAEFGHVPAEERTVLRNIQRLIVAEWVRLLVAVRPELPEAQARILVHAAFGLVVDLGRVFGEDPRRCPKDRVISLMETILFGGPR, encoded by the coding sequence ATGAGCCGAGGATCGCGCGCCGCGCATTCAGCAGACCAGCCGACGGCGCCGCAGGAGCGGGTGATCCGGCGGCGCCCGAAGAACCGGCGGGCGCAGATCGCGGCCGCGTCGGCGGCGGCCTTCGGTTCGCTGGGCTACCACGGAGTGAGCATGGAGGACATCGCCTCCCGGCTCGGCATCTCCTCCGCCGCGCTCTACCGGCACTACCCGAGCAAATACGCGCTGTTCCGCGAGGAGCTACTACGCCTGGGCGCGGTCATCGTGACGGCGGTCGCCCTCCCGGAGCGGGCCGCGGACTGGGCCCCCGAGCGGCGGATCGGCCACGTGCTCGACGCCCTGATCGCCGAGACCATCGCCAATCGCTCGACCGTGACGCTGATCCGCTGGGAGGGCCGCTACCTCGACGAGACCGACCGCAAGACGCTCGGCGACGAATTCCGCACGGCCGTCACGGCGCTGCGCGACCTCATCGGTGAGCTCCGCCCGGAACTGTCGCGCCGCGACCGGATGATCCGCTCGGTCGCCGTGTTCAGCGTGATCACCAGCATCGGCGACCACCACGCCGCGCTCCCGGCGAAATCCCTGACCGCCGTGTTGAATTCGGCCGCGTGGGCACTGATCCGCGCCGATCTGCCGCCGGTGGAGTCGGGGCCGCGCCCGCCGCGCGCGGTGGAGATCCCGCAGTCGTTCAAGCACGAGCTGCTGCTGAAGCGGGCCGTGGAGCTGTTCCATCGGCGCGGCTATCCGAATGTGAGCGTCGAGGACATCGCGACGGCGGCGGACCTGTCGGCGGCCTCGGCGGTGTACCGGTACTACCGCAGCAAGAGCGACCTGCTGGCCGCGGCGTTCCGGCGGGCCGCCGACCGGGTGTCGGGCGCGATCGGTCCGGCCACCGCGTCCTCGGCCACGCCCGCGGAGGCGCTGTCGAAGCTGATCGACCTGTATGTCGCGGGCTCGTTCGCCGACCGGGAACTGACCTTCGTGTACTACGCGGAGTTCGGCCATGTCCCGGCCGAGGAGCGGACCGTGCTGCGCAATATCCAGCGGCTCATCGTGGCCGAGTGGGTGCGGCTGCTGGTCGCGGTGCGCCCGGAGCTGCCCGAGGCGCAGGCCCGCATCCTGGTGCACGCGGCCTTCGGGCTGGTGGTCGACCTCGGCCGGGTGTTCGGCGAGGATCCGCGCCGGTGCCCGAAGGACCGGGTGATCAGCCTGATGGAGACCATCCTGTTCGGCGGTCCGCGATAA
- a CDS encoding NUDIX hydrolase has translation MGNAFRLNAAVAVELVVLTLGARSAPNDTLCALLVQRLLAPYRGRWALPGGFVQNEESLSAAAVRELREETGIRADRLHLEQLATYGEPGRDPRGRVISTAYLALVPNLPAPNAGGDAVAAAIWSVDQVLADRGRLAFDHRRILADGVERARAKLEYTPLATAFCGREFTVADLRRVYEVMWGTTIDPRNFHRKVTTTPGFVEPTGRTTTRDGGRPARLYRAGPAQSLRPPMLRPN, from the coding sequence ATGGGCAATGCTTTTCGCCTGAATGCCGCGGTCGCCGTCGAATTGGTGGTACTCACGCTGGGGGCTCGCAGCGCACCGAACGACACCTTGTGCGCATTGCTGGTGCAGCGGCTGCTGGCGCCCTATCGGGGTAGGTGGGCGTTGCCGGGCGGATTCGTGCAGAACGAGGAGAGCCTGTCCGCGGCAGCGGTGCGAGAGTTACGCGAGGAGACCGGAATTCGCGCCGACCGCCTGCATTTGGAGCAGCTGGCCACCTACGGCGAGCCCGGCCGCGATCCGCGCGGCCGCGTGATCAGCACCGCCTACCTGGCGCTGGTACCCAATCTGCCCGCCCCCAATGCGGGCGGCGACGCCGTCGCCGCCGCAATATGGTCCGTGGATCAGGTCCTCGCCGACCGCGGCCGATTAGCCTTCGACCACCGCCGCATTCTCGCCGACGGCGTCGAACGCGCCCGCGCCAAACTCGAATACACCCCCTTGGCCACCGCCTTCTGCGGCCGCGAATTCACCGTCGCCGACCTCCGCCGCGTCTACGAGGTCATGTGGGGCACCACCATCGACCCCCGCAACTTCCACCGCAAGGTCACCACCACCCCCGGCTTCGTAGAACCCACCGGCCGTACCACCACCCGCGACGGCGGCCGCCCCGCCCGCCTCTACCGCGCGGGCCCCGCCCAATCCCTCCGCCCACCCATGCTGCGGCCCAACTGA